The following are encoded in a window of Candidatus Fluviicola riflensis genomic DNA:
- a CDS encoding radical SAM protein has protein sequence MIHKSVVLFNPRSADSKHRIPNSILQVGGSIEGLCDYYFVDGNLEQNPLDRIIELVEEHAVGYVGMTVMPGPQLRQAIPYVKAIKERFPHIIMIWGGYFAANQYQVALNSGYVDYVISGPGDEAFPNLLKYLENPNSIAIDTIPNLIYKEGDRFVKTRKEAIPDMDNLPAFPYMKLNEFYPLKNYIAKTFMGQRTVAYHSSFGCPFTCSFCAVVPIYNARWKGLKPTRITHDLEWLKEQYDIDAVEFYDNNFFTSRTRVVEFAKSIQHLNLTWWGEGRIDTINKYTDDDLRLMKQAGLKMIFLGAETGNDEVLKQMDKGGTQTGKQIKEFAARLRKFDIIPEYSFVLGMPGKDAKQVTRQIKEDLRFIQEIKRLNPDTEIIIYVYSPVPTEGSDLYAEIQAQGFQFPQVLEDWLSPAWERFDQRKNPLTPWLTAKHINRIKNFEIVLNGYFPSKSDFRIRGWKKALLRSVSFWRYHLKFYAYPYEIKLLMKIWKYRQPEEQGFYSE, from the coding sequence ATGATTCACAAATCCGTTGTTTTATTTAACCCGCGCAGTGCCGACTCAAAACACCGCATCCCCAACTCTATTTTGCAGGTTGGCGGATCTATCGAAGGATTGTGTGACTATTATTTCGTAGATGGAAACCTAGAGCAAAATCCGTTGGATCGCATCATTGAACTGGTGGAAGAACATGCCGTCGGATATGTTGGAATGACGGTGATGCCGGGTCCGCAATTGCGCCAGGCTATTCCGTATGTAAAGGCAATCAAAGAACGATTTCCGCATATTATTATGATTTGGGGCGGTTATTTTGCCGCGAATCAATACCAGGTGGCGCTCAATTCGGGTTATGTGGATTATGTGATCAGCGGCCCGGGCGACGAAGCATTTCCCAACTTGCTCAAATACCTGGAAAATCCAAACTCCATTGCCATTGACACCATTCCGAACCTCATTTACAAAGAGGGTGATCGTTTTGTGAAAACGCGCAAGGAAGCCATACCGGATATGGACAATTTGCCAGCGTTTCCCTACATGAAGCTGAACGAGTTTTATCCGTTAAAAAATTACATCGCCAAAACATTCATGGGCCAGCGAACGGTAGCGTATCATTCCAGTTTCGGCTGTCCGTTTACTTGCTCGTTTTGCGCGGTAGTTCCTATTTATAATGCCCGCTGGAAAGGATTAAAACCTACACGGATTACTCACGACCTGGAATGGCTCAAGGAGCAATACGACATTGACGCTGTTGAATTTTACGACAACAATTTTTTCACTTCGCGCACACGGGTGGTCGAATTTGCCAAAAGCATTCAGCATCTAAATCTTACATGGTGGGGCGAAGGCCGGATTGATACGATCAATAAATACACCGACGACGATCTACGCCTGATGAAACAAGCCGGACTCAAAATGATCTTCCTGGGTGCCGAAACGGGGAACGACGAAGTGCTGAAACAAATGGACAAAGGTGGCACGCAAACCGGGAAGCAGATCAAAGAGTTTGCGGCACGTTTGCGGAAGTTCGATATCATTCCCGAATACAGTTTTGTGCTGGGAATGCCAGGAAAGGACGCTAAACAAGTGACGAGGCAGATCAAAGAAGATCTGCGGTTTATCCAGGAAATCAAACGCCTCAATCCGGATACGGAAATCATCATTTACGTCTATAGCCCTGTTCCAACGGAAGGCAGCGATCTGTATGCCGAAATTCAGGCACAGGGATTTCAGTTTCCGCAAGTGCTGGAAGACTGGCTTTCACCTGCATGGGAACGTTTTGACCAGCGGAAAAATCCGCTCACACCCTGGCTCACAGCCAAACACATCAACCGGATTAAGAATTTCGAAATCGTATTGAACGGGTACTTTCCTTCCAAAAGCGACTTCCGGATCAGAGGCTGGAAGAAAGCACTTTTACGTTCGGTTTCTTTTTGGCGCTACCATCTGAAATTCTATGCGTATCCATACGAAATCAAGTTATTGATGAAGATCTGGAAATACCGTCAACCAGAAGAACAAGGCTTTTATTCGGAATGA